One part of the Thermococcus litoralis DSM 5473 genome encodes these proteins:
- a CDS encoding DEAD/DEAH box helicase, with the protein MLSIFEGLKSEIVALKEFKPKRGKYGSFEFKNPEVNKLVEEMGFKLYKHQVDALKALYSGENIVVTTPTASGKSEIFRLAIFDNYLSNPQDTYLLVYPTRALINNQYEKFSIENFHFFQLTGKMVSARILTGDVEWSERRRLIKEKPRVVFTTPDMLHYNILRKRKDYEWLLRNVRYLVVDELHIYRGVFGTNAAYVFKRLLKALERYGRRPQIIALSATLRNPKEFAETFFGKPFDAITKPANPFPKRYLVMFEPRRLNEMQLLRAIVEKLAEKGIKTLVFFDSRKGTEKLMRFLLTSPAVYKTTTYKGTLPKNIRWEIEKDFKEGKLLVLLTTNALELGIDIGDLDAVVNYGILPDGLFSLIQRFGRAGRKQEREAINAIVLRKNGLDYYYKEHVEELVEKLEKGIIEYMPINLKNRLVVKKHLHYLLSELKILDWDELNEFEKELAMELVDEKKAKLYDNPITGKREIRILRPAFNYSSIRTASDESYFLLLDEPWIRYKLLEKSSVRDLIRFINWLKLKGYVIEEVDKSEYYRSLLPGMAYFSRGELYIAKDKLSLGKFHFIFASPLNKFWEVDTFPSKREEVEVLKIYDKKEYKGVEIYIGRLRVRHHYWGFAVKGKDTPQYLQELLKLKEEGILKGELYSPMLELKESAEVDEEWSILNWEKFAKVEFDEPLMWEFETDGIWLVFPESIREIANEEFREFFRIAVEKDYEDIAFSLYERLDRRSLFPELLGATSHYLRNYIKESLKNSKIEDEELAFAVKKMVDSKDGIGSGLHAIEHNMIKIAPIFTYVDSRELGGYSYESFPSPPFIGKPIVFIYDGNEGGFGLAEILYKNAEKLMEKSLEQMKKCECKDGCPLCVYSPKCGTFNEFLDKWQAIRVWEKLLSGDSTE; encoded by the coding sequence ATGCTGAGCATCTTTGAGGGATTAAAAAGTGAGATTGTAGCCCTTAAAGAGTTTAAGCCTAAGCGGGGTAAATACGGCTCTTTTGAGTTTAAAAATCCTGAAGTGAACAAGTTAGTTGAAGAGATGGGCTTTAAGCTCTATAAGCATCAGGTTGATGCCTTGAAAGCCCTCTATTCTGGAGAGAACATAGTGGTGACAACCCCAACCGCCTCCGGCAAAAGCGAAATTTTTAGACTGGCTATATTTGATAACTATCTCTCAAATCCTCAAGACACGTATCTGCTCGTTTATCCAACGAGGGCATTAATAAACAACCAATACGAAAAGTTCAGCATTGAGAACTTCCACTTTTTCCAGCTTACAGGAAAGATGGTTAGTGCAAGAATTCTAACGGGCGATGTTGAGTGGAGCGAGAGGAGGAGGCTCATTAAAGAAAAGCCGAGGGTTGTTTTCACGACTCCGGATATGCTGCACTATAACATTCTAAGGAAGAGAAAAGATTACGAGTGGCTTTTGAGGAATGTGAGGTATCTCGTAGTTGATGAACTTCATATTTACAGGGGTGTTTTCGGAACTAACGCCGCTTACGTTTTTAAACGGCTTCTCAAGGCGCTGGAGAGATACGGGAGGAGACCACAAATAATAGCCCTCTCAGCAACACTGAGGAATCCAAAAGAGTTTGCGGAAACCTTTTTTGGAAAGCCCTTTGATGCTATTACAAAGCCTGCAAACCCCTTCCCAAAACGATACCTCGTGATGTTCGAGCCAAGGAGGCTTAATGAGATGCAGCTTTTAAGGGCAATCGTCGAAAAGCTGGCTGAGAAAGGCATTAAAACCCTTGTTTTCTTTGATTCAAGAAAAGGGACTGAAAAGCTCATGAGGTTTCTTTTGACGTCTCCAGCGGTTTACAAAACCACTACTTACAAGGGCACCCTTCCAAAAAACATTCGCTGGGAAATTGAGAAGGACTTTAAGGAAGGGAAACTTCTCGTGCTTTTGACAACAAACGCTCTGGAGCTTGGAATTGATATAGGCGACCTGGATGCCGTTGTAAACTATGGAATACTACCTGATGGGCTGTTCTCCCTTATCCAGCGCTTCGGAAGAGCAGGAAGAAAACAGGAAAGGGAAGCCATAAATGCAATCGTTTTAAGAAAAAACGGCCTAGACTATTACTATAAGGAGCACGTTGAGGAGCTGGTAGAAAAACTTGAGAAAGGGATAATCGAATACATGCCCATAAACCTCAAAAACCGACTCGTTGTGAAAAAGCACCTCCACTACCTCTTGAGTGAGCTCAAGATTCTTGATTGGGACGAGCTGAACGAGTTTGAGAAGGAGCTTGCCATGGAGCTCGTGGATGAGAAAAAAGCAAAGCTCTACGACAATCCAATTACGGGTAAAAGGGAAATCCGCATCCTGAGGCCAGCTTTTAATTACTCCTCTATAAGAACGGCAAGTGATGAGAGCTATTTCCTCCTGCTCGATGAACCGTGGATAAGGTACAAACTTTTGGAAAAGTCCAGTGTAAGGGACTTAATCCGATTTATAAACTGGCTCAAGCTTAAGGGATATGTAATAGAGGAAGTAGATAAGTCCGAATACTACAGGTCGCTCTTGCCGGGAATGGCGTATTTCTCGAGGGGAGAGCTTTATATTGCAAAAGACAAGCTCAGTCTTGGAAAGTTCCACTTTATCTTCGCCTCTCCACTCAACAAGTTCTGGGAAGTTGATACGTTCCCGTCAAAGAGAGAAGAAGTAGAGGTTCTTAAGATCTACGACAAAAAGGAGTACAAAGGGGTAGAGATCTATATCGGCCGGCTGAGGGTTAGGCACCACTATTGGGGGTTTGCCGTCAAAGGAAAAGATACGCCTCAGTATCTTCAAGAACTGTTGAAGCTCAAGGAAGAAGGGATTCTGAAAGGGGAGCTTTACTCTCCAATGCTGGAGCTCAAAGAGAGTGCTGAGGTTGATGAGGAGTGGAGCATTCTTAACTGGGAAAAGTTTGCGAAGGTTGAGTTTGATGAGCCTTTAATGTGGGAGTTTGAAACGGATGGAATATGGCTTGTGTTTCCCGAGAGCATTAGGGAGATTGCAAACGAGGAGTTTAGGGAGTTCTTCAGGATTGCTGTGGAAAAGGACTATGAAGATATTGCCTTTAGTCTTTACGAGCGCTTGGACAGGAGGTCTCTTTTCCCCGAACTTTTGGGTGCAACGAGTCACTACCTAAGAAACTACATCAAAGAGAGCCTAAAGAATTCGAAGATTGAAGATGAAGAGCTTGCTTTTGCAGTAAAGAAAATGGTGGACAGTAAAGATGGAATCGGAAGCGGACTCCATGCAATAGAGCACAACATGATTAAAATCGCCCCAATTTTCACTTATGTAGACAGCAGGGAGCTCGGTGGATACAGTTATGAAAGTTTTCCAAGTCCTCCCTTTATAGGCAAGCCCATAGTGTTCATATACGATGGAAACGAAGGTGGCTTTGGATTGGCGGAGATCCTCTATAAAAACGCCGAGAAGCTCATGGAGAAGAGTCTTGAACAAATGAAAAAGTGCGAGTGCAAAGACGGCTGTCCGTTGTGTGTTTATTCGCCAAAGTGCGGCACTTTTAACGAATTCCTTGACAAATGGCAGGCCATAAGGGTTTGGGAAAAACTCCTCAGCGGAGATAGTACTGAATGA
- a CDS encoding ribosome biogenesis/translation initiation ATPase RLI, giving the protein MRIAVIDYDKCNPDKCGHFLCERVCPVNRMGGEAIIIDEDNYKPIIQEASCTGCGICVHKCPFNAITIVNLPEELEEGCVHRYGVNGFALYRLPVLKEGMVVGILGPNGTGKTTAVRILSGEMIPNLCGSNDSWDNVIRMFRGNELQNYFEKLKEGNIKKVVKPQYVDLIPKVVKGKVRDLLQKADEKGILEKLVEELELSNILDREIQHLSGGELQRVAIAAAMARDADFYFFDEPSSYLDIRQRLKVARAIRKLAEEGKSVMVVEHDLAVLDYLSDIIHIVYGKPGAYGIFSMPKGTRVSINAFLEGYLPEENVRFRPYQIRFTKLSERHSQAGDVLVEYPRLVKDYGSFRLEAEGGELYKGEVVSIVGPNGIGKTTFVKMLAGVEEPTEGKVEWELKVSYKPQYIKADYEGTVYELLSKIDAAKLMSNFYKTELLNPLGIPELYDRAVNDLSGGELQRVAIAACLLRDADLYLLDEPSAYLDVEQRLAVSRAIRHLMEKNEKTALVVEHDVLMIDYISDRIMVFEGEPGKHGRALPPMGMREGMNRFLANVGITFRRDPDTGRPRANKEGSVKDREQKEIGEYYYVSE; this is encoded by the coding sequence ATGAGGATCGCGGTCATCGATTACGACAAGTGTAATCCCGACAAGTGCGGTCATTTCCTGTGTGAGAGGGTATGTCCAGTAAATAGAATGGGTGGAGAAGCTATAATCATCGACGAAGACAACTATAAGCCCATTATTCAAGAGGCAAGCTGTACTGGGTGTGGGATATGCGTCCACAAATGTCCCTTCAATGCTATAACGATAGTTAACCTCCCAGAGGAGCTGGAGGAAGGGTGTGTACACAGATACGGAGTTAACGGCTTTGCCCTCTACAGATTACCAGTGCTCAAGGAGGGCATGGTAGTTGGTATCCTAGGTCCAAACGGTACCGGTAAGACCACTGCTGTTAGAATACTCTCCGGAGAAATGATTCCTAACCTCTGCGGTTCCAACGACAGCTGGGACAATGTCATAAGGATGTTCAGGGGAAATGAGCTCCAGAACTACTTTGAAAAGCTCAAAGAGGGCAACATAAAGAAGGTAGTTAAGCCCCAGTACGTTGACTTAATCCCCAAGGTCGTTAAAGGGAAGGTAAGAGACCTCCTTCAGAAGGCAGATGAAAAGGGTATTCTGGAGAAGCTTGTCGAAGAGCTTGAGCTTTCAAATATCCTAGACAGGGAAATTCAACATTTGAGCGGTGGTGAATTGCAAAGAGTGGCAATAGCGGCAGCCATGGCAAGGGATGCAGACTTCTACTTCTTTGACGAGCCGTCCTCATATCTTGACATAAGGCAGAGGCTTAAAGTTGCAAGAGCAATTAGAAAACTTGCAGAAGAAGGGAAATCCGTTATGGTCGTTGAGCACGATTTAGCGGTTCTTGACTATTTGAGCGACATCATTCACATAGTCTATGGTAAGCCCGGAGCATATGGTATCTTTTCAATGCCCAAAGGAACCAGAGTCAGTATAAACGCCTTCTTGGAGGGCTATCTCCCCGAGGAAAATGTAAGGTTCAGGCCTTATCAGATAAGGTTCACAAAGCTCAGCGAGAGGCACAGCCAAGCTGGAGATGTTCTTGTAGAGTATCCAAGACTAGTTAAAGACTATGGAAGCTTTAGGCTTGAAGCAGAGGGGGGAGAGCTGTACAAGGGAGAAGTTGTGAGCATAGTGGGGCCTAACGGCATAGGTAAGACAACTTTCGTAAAAATGCTGGCTGGAGTTGAAGAACCAACGGAAGGGAAAGTAGAATGGGAGCTCAAAGTAAGCTACAAGCCCCAGTATATAAAAGCCGACTATGAAGGGACAGTTTATGAGCTCTTAAGTAAAATTGACGCTGCAAAGCTCATGAGCAACTTTTACAAAACCGAGCTTCTCAATCCTCTAGGAATTCCAGAGCTCTACGATAGAGCCGTAAACGACCTAAGTGGTGGTGAATTGCAAAGGGTGGCAATAGCTGCCTGTCTGTTAAGGGATGCCGATTTATACCTTCTCGACGAGCCTTCCGCCTATCTCGACGTTGAGCAGAGGTTGGCGGTTTCAAGGGCTATAAGGCATTTAATGGAAAAGAACGAGAAAACCGCACTTGTAGTTGAGCACGATGTGCTGATGATAGACTACATAAGCGACCGCATAATGGTATTTGAAGGCGAGCCAGGCAAACACGGTAGGGCTTTGCCCCCAATGGGTATGAGAGAAGGGATGAACAGGTTTTTAGCAAACGTGGGCATAACCTTCAGGAGAGACCCAGACACTGGAAGGCCAAGGGCAAATAAAGAAGGAAGCGTCAAGGACAGAGAACAGAAGGAGATAGGGGAATACTACTACGTGAGCGAATAG
- a CDS encoding beta-ribofuranosylaminobenzene 5'-phosphate synthase family protein has product MLIETPKRLHLGLIDPSGSLGRRFGSLGVALEGGYRIRVMPHDKLEIRASEEDTKTIRHAVDKMNQKFTTGFNYLIEVEKAIPRHIGLGSTTQLTLAVGLGIARLNSLRIEIEDLAHLLGRGKNSGAGIYAFKYGGFVIDGGVKDKVPPLIIREDFPEEWGFLLIIPEAKKGFDEEEEKPIMQSVKGESSIAEKISHRVLLGLLPALKEKNIEEFGKHLSEIQKLVGKHFEEYQGGEFREDVKLIMEFLSENTYGYGQSSWGPTVYGLIKRSEYGSIKAKAHDFLKEYGIRATIDLGIPRNRGATTVEENTYILRLINKVAQK; this is encoded by the coding sequence ATGTTAATCGAGACACCGAAGAGGTTGCACTTGGGTTTGATAGATCCTTCCGGATCATTGGGGAGGAGATTTGGATCACTTGGAGTTGCCCTTGAGGGAGGGTACAGAATAAGGGTAATGCCCCATGATAAGCTTGAAATAAGGGCAAGTGAAGAAGACACTAAAACAATACGCCATGCTGTTGATAAAATGAACCAGAAATTTACAACGGGATTTAACTACCTCATTGAGGTTGAGAAAGCCATCCCAAGGCACATCGGCTTAGGCTCCACTACTCAGCTAACGCTTGCCGTAGGATTGGGAATAGCAAGGCTTAACTCCCTTAGGATTGAAATCGAGGATCTGGCTCATCTTCTTGGCAGGGGAAAAAACTCTGGTGCTGGAATTTACGCTTTTAAGTACGGTGGGTTTGTGATAGATGGGGGAGTTAAGGATAAGGTTCCTCCCCTCATCATTAGGGAAGATTTTCCAGAGGAGTGGGGATTTCTCTTAATAATTCCAGAAGCAAAGAAGGGCTTTGACGAGGAGGAAGAAAAACCAATAATGCAGAGCGTGAAAGGGGAAAGCAGCATAGCGGAGAAAATCTCCCACAGAGTTCTTTTGGGGCTGTTGCCGGCGTTAAAGGAGAAAAACATCGAAGAGTTTGGAAAGCATTTGAGTGAAATTCAAAAACTGGTTGGGAAGCATTTTGAAGAGTATCAAGGTGGAGAGTTCAGAGAGGATGTTAAGCTCATCATGGAGTTCCTGAGTGAGAACACATACGGCTATGGGCAGAGCTCCTGGGGACCAACGGTCTATGGACTGATAAAAAGGAGTGAGTATGGGAGTATAAAAGCAAAGGCTCACGATTTTCTCAAGGAATATGGGATTAGAGCTACTATCGACCTGGGCATCCCAAGAAACAGGGGAGCAACAACCGTTGAAGAGAACACCTACATTTTGAGGCTCATTAACAAAGTTGCCCAGAAGTAG
- the folP gene encoding dihydropteroate synthase, with the protein MKFAGVSLDEPKIMGVINISPESFYKGSVRQNEEELIETAVQMVKEGASFIDIGAKSTAPYLETQIPVEEEIRRAVWAISTIREHVKVPISIDTTNAKVAEEAIKAGADIINDVTGLKGDSRMAEVAREYNVPVIVCAHKEVKNFTDPVHEVIDALEESLQIAYKNGIEKERIAIDPAIGFLRPKYPPWYEWDSKVIANLNLLKVFGLPILVGVSRKSFIGAITGRKDPLERLAGSLSATAIAVWNGANIVRTHDVKETLDAVKMANFIKKFRG; encoded by the coding sequence ATGAAGTTTGCAGGGGTAAGTTTAGATGAGCCAAAAATTATGGGAGTTATTAACATTTCCCCAGAAAGCTTCTATAAGGGAAGCGTTAGGCAAAATGAGGAGGAGCTGATAGAAACTGCAGTTCAAATGGTGAAGGAAGGGGCCTCTTTTATAGACATTGGAGCGAAGTCCACGGCACCGTATTTAGAAACTCAGATACCCGTAGAAGAAGAGATTAGAAGGGCAGTCTGGGCGATAAGCACCATCAGGGAGCATGTTAAAGTTCCAATAAGCATAGATACAACTAATGCAAAAGTTGCCGAGGAAGCCATCAAAGCAGGAGCAGACATCATAAACGACGTTACCGGTCTCAAAGGAGACTCAAGGATGGCAGAAGTTGCCAGGGAGTATAATGTTCCGGTGATAGTTTGTGCCCATAAAGAAGTAAAGAACTTCACCGATCCAGTTCATGAAGTCATTGATGCCCTCGAAGAGAGCCTCCAGATTGCATATAAAAACGGAATTGAAAAAGAGAGAATAGCAATTGACCCAGCAATTGGATTTCTAAGGCCTAAATATCCCCCATGGTACGAGTGGGACTCAAAGGTTATCGCAAACCTGAACCTGCTAAAAGTCTTTGGGCTTCCCATCCTGGTTGGAGTATCGAGGAAGTCGTTTATAGGAGCCATAACCGGAAGAAAAGACCCGTTGGAAAGATTAGCCGGAAGTCTAAGCGCAACAGCGATAGCAGTATGGAATGGTGCTAACATTGTAAGAACCCACGACGTTAAAGAGACCCTCGATGCCGTAAAGATGGCGAACTTCATAAAAAAGTTTAGAGGGTGA
- a CDS encoding class II glutamine amidotransferase produces MCRVLFAVGNGEAMKDLVDALVKSSENDLYKVALGKSPSHKDGWGFFWMSKDKAEHYKTIKPIFEDKEGVEKLLDSLKGFGVLLAHTRAASQGSVNLFNAQPFSYSSPKGFTFWFYHNGDLRKDELIKMAGFEEEELKDASDSYVFGLYLLSKLSSFEESEVLNAFKVVLPAVNTTLNTGTLLITPEEIRGFVTAYMVEKREKDPLYRRYSRLLKVEEKGLFAIVSSTFELYSSLPFEEIPNGRAFYTTIDLKGEKFEVRELTL; encoded by the coding sequence ATGTGCAGGGTGCTGTTTGCAGTTGGAAATGGAGAAGCGATGAAAGACCTTGTAGATGCGCTGGTAAAATCCTCTGAAAATGACCTTTATAAAGTAGCATTAGGTAAGAGTCCCTCCCATAAAGATGGATGGGGATTCTTCTGGATGTCCAAAGACAAAGCCGAACATTACAAAACGATCAAACCCATTTTTGAGGATAAAGAAGGAGTTGAAAAGCTTTTAGACTCCTTAAAAGGTTTTGGAGTTTTATTGGCCCACACGAGAGCTGCAAGCCAAGGAAGTGTCAACCTATTCAATGCTCAACCGTTTTCTTATTCGTCTCCAAAGGGCTTTACATTTTGGTTTTATCACAACGGTGACCTGAGAAAGGATGAACTTATAAAAATGGCAGGGTTTGAGGAAGAAGAGCTTAAAGACGCCTCCGACAGCTATGTATTTGGACTTTATCTTTTGAGCAAATTGTCCTCATTTGAGGAAAGTGAGGTTCTTAACGCGTTTAAGGTTGTTCTTCCCGCAGTTAATACCACGCTCAACACGGGCACCCTTTTAATAACCCCAGAAGAGATTAGGGGGTTTGTAACTGCCTACATGGTGGAGAAGAGAGAGAAAGACCCGCTGTACAGAAGATATTCACGCCTTTTAAAAGTTGAAGAAAAAGGTCTCTTTGCCATCGTATCTTCAACTTTTGAGCTTTATTCGTCCCTCCCCTTTGAAGAAATTCCAAACGGAAGGGCATTTTACACAACCATAGACTTAAAGGGGGAAAAGTTCGAGGTGAGGGAGCTCACCCTCTAA
- a CDS encoding Rossmann-like domain-containing protein, translating to MMLKLLKERAMKAIEEEFKLVDFSFALPYTYVVIEGEKGKSIGLAMTLPEEIGEYKNTFTEPSLEEFIEKADSLNIIERTLGLAAINAVSQYYLEVVDEEKDAIELIEEEKVAVIGNMPPIVKALKDKNKKVFVFERNPKLWDRETLSDALEYILLPEMEAVIVSGSALLNCTLDMILERSKRAKKIILTGATAQALPEFFKGTGVTHLASAKVIDIEKALINLKLGSFRGFGKQSKKYVIEV from the coding sequence ATGATGCTGAAGCTGTTAAAAGAGAGGGCAATGAAAGCGATTGAAGAGGAATTCAAGCTGGTGGACTTTTCCTTTGCTTTACCATACACTTACGTTGTTATTGAAGGGGAAAAGGGAAAATCTATAGGGCTAGCTATGACTCTCCCAGAGGAGATTGGTGAATATAAAAATACCTTCACAGAGCCAAGCTTGGAGGAGTTTATAGAAAAGGCAGACAGCCTTAACATAATAGAAAGAACCCTTGGACTTGCGGCGATCAACGCTGTTTCTCAGTACTACTTAGAGGTGGTGGATGAAGAAAAAGATGCTATAGAGCTAATAGAAGAGGAAAAAGTTGCCGTTATAGGGAACATGCCTCCAATCGTAAAGGCGTTAAAAGATAAGAACAAAAAGGTGTTCGTGTTCGAGAGAAACCCCAAACTCTGGGACAGAGAGACCCTAAGCGATGCCCTTGAGTACATTCTTCTCCCAGAAATGGAAGCTGTAATTGTGAGTGGCTCTGCATTGTTAAACTGCACCCTTGATATGATACTTGAGAGGAGTAAAAGGGCAAAGAAAATCATACTCACCGGGGCAACAGCCCAAGCATTGCCGGAGTTCTTCAAGGGGACAGGAGTTACTCATCTTGCCTCTGCAAAGGTCATCGATATCGAGAAAGCCCTTATAAACCTAAAACTCGGAAGTTTTAGGGGATTTGGAAAGCAGAGCAAGAAATACGTTATTGAAGTCTGA
- a CDS encoding type I restriction endonuclease has translation MLEIQRAVISVLKKVREHRLLYERNEEAVKQHLIGEIFKALGWSWENPKEVRPEERTEEGRADYALVINDRVIAYLEAKNLSVNVLKSEKPLRQLAKYCFSHGVKYGILTNGIQWKVVKAFEENSTLEDRVLLRIDLSNEPLEKSSLKLSFLSKERISSLEEHANYLKAFYWGFEMLKAKGYSKDSLISYLQSTIRPSFFLLEHLSGDEIPQALYVYDNGWKVVPLIEKSMKGVLLSLLLYLAEKAEKKEKTELLEAYRHLRGVPLDREKIMFLLKGLEKEKGVKVGIEI, from the coding sequence ATGCTTGAAATCCAGAGGGCTGTAATAAGCGTTCTCAAAAAGGTTCGAGAACACAGGTTGCTCTATGAAAGAAACGAAGAGGCGGTAAAGCAGCATCTTATAGGGGAGATATTCAAAGCCTTGGGATGGAGCTGGGAGAACCCAAAAGAGGTAAGACCCGAAGAGAGAACGGAAGAGGGAAGGGCTGACTATGCTCTCGTCATCAATGACAGAGTGATAGCCTATTTGGAGGCCAAAAATTTAAGCGTAAACGTTTTGAAAAGTGAAAAACCCCTAAGACAGCTCGCCAAATACTGCTTTTCTCATGGAGTTAAATATGGTATTTTAACAAACGGCATACAGTGGAAAGTGGTGAAGGCCTTCGAAGAAAACTCCACTCTTGAGGATAGGGTTCTTCTGAGGATAGACCTCTCTAACGAGCCTCTTGAGAAAAGCTCCTTGAAACTCAGCTTCCTCTCAAAGGAAAGGATATCCTCGCTGGAAGAACATGCCAACTACCTAAAGGCTTTTTACTGGGGTTTTGAGATGCTAAAGGCGAAAGGATACTCAAAAGATTCCCTCATTTCATACCTGCAGAGCACGATAAGGCCAAGCTTCTTCCTTCTGGAGCATCTGAGCGGTGATGAAATTCCACAAGCCCTCTACGTATACGACAATGGATGGAAAGTTGTTCCTCTAATCGAGAAGAGCATGAAAGGTGTTCTGCTTTCCCTGTTGCTATATTTAGCGGAGAAAGCAGAGAAAAAAGAAAAAACTGAATTGCTCGAAGCGTACAGGCACTTGAGGGGAGTTCCTTTGGATAGGGAGAAAATAATGTTTCTCCTTAAAGGCTTAGAAAAAGAGAAGGGCGTTAAGGTGGGAATTGAAATCTAA
- a CDS encoding SDR family oxidoreductase, whose protein sequence is MIKNKLIVVTGGAGFIGSHIAEELSKENEVVVIDNLYSGKAENVPSNVKFIQADIRDYQSIAELISQADYVFHEAALVSVVESVEKPILTEEINVLGTLNILKALSEGHGKLIFASSAAVYGDNQNLPLKESEKPNPLSPYGVTKVAGEYHCRVFYELYGVPTVSLRYFNVFGERQGYNQYAGVISIFINRALKGEPLIIYGDGKQTRDFIYVKDVVKANILVAKSSKANGKVFNVARGERTTILELALKVIDATNSPSSIIFDKPRPGDIRHSQADISEIRKLGFEPEYSLEEGLLKTIEWYKHRGVG, encoded by the coding sequence ATGATAAAGAACAAGCTAATTGTGGTCACTGGAGGGGCAGGGTTCATAGGCTCCCACATAGCTGAAGAGCTCAGCAAAGAGAACGAGGTGGTAGTGATAGATAACCTCTATTCAGGCAAAGCCGAGAACGTCCCTTCAAATGTGAAGTTCATTCAGGCTGATATAAGGGACTACCAAAGCATAGCCGAGCTAATTTCTCAAGCGGATTACGTTTTTCATGAAGCTGCTTTGGTTAGCGTTGTTGAGAGTGTAGAGAAGCCAATTCTCACCGAAGAGATAAACGTCCTCGGCACTTTAAACATTCTGAAAGCCCTGAGCGAGGGACATGGAAAGCTAATATTTGCCTCCTCTGCCGCAGTCTATGGAGACAACCAGAACCTCCCCCTCAAAGAGAGCGAAAAACCCAACCCTTTGTCTCCCTACGGTGTGACGAAAGTAGCTGGGGAATACCACTGCAGGGTCTTTTACGAGCTTTATGGGGTTCCAACCGTAAGCTTGAGGTACTTCAACGTTTTTGGAGAAAGGCAAGGTTACAATCAATATGCCGGTGTAATAAGCATCTTCATAAACAGGGCTCTTAAAGGGGAACCCCTAATAATCTACGGCGATGGAAAGCAAACGAGGGACTTCATTTACGTTAAAGATGTTGTAAAGGCAAATATCCTTGTAGCTAAGAGCAGTAAAGCAAACGGGAAGGTCTTCAACGTTGCGAGGGGAGAGAGAACAACAATACTTGAACTTGCGCTCAAGGTCATCGATGCCACAAATTCTCCGAGCTCAATCATCTTTGATAAGCCAAGACCCGGGGACATAAGGCACAGCCAGGCGGATATAAGCGAGATAAGAAAACTTGGTTTTGAGCCGGAGTATTCACTTGAAGAGGGACTATTGAAGACAATTGAGTGGTACAAGCATAGGGGAGTAGGATGA
- the pfdA gene encoding prefoldin subunit alpha, with protein MENKEQLERLAYEYQLLQAQAQLLAQNLELLTLGKNEFQAVKETLEGLKNVEEEKPEILVPIGAGSFLKGRIEDKNNAIVSVGSGYAIEKSIDDAIVYLEERIKEYESAIAKTQEALHQLEHKLQELAQKAQQLQQKQAMSFKVPKK; from the coding sequence ATGGAAAACAAAGAACAGCTTGAGAGATTGGCTTATGAGTATCAGCTTTTACAAGCCCAGGCACAGCTTTTGGCCCAAAACCTTGAGCTCTTAACCCTTGGTAAGAATGAGTTCCAGGCCGTAAAAGAGACCCTTGAAGGGCTAAAAAATGTTGAAGAAGAGAAGCCTGAGATTCTCGTTCCAATAGGGGCTGGTTCGTTCTTAAAGGGAAGGATAGAAGACAAAAACAATGCTATAGTTAGCGTTGGTTCCGGATACGCAATCGAGAAGAGCATTGATGATGCAATAGTATACCTTGAAGAGAGGATCAAGGAGTACGAAAGTGCCATTGCAAAGACTCAAGAAGCATTACACCAGCTGGAACACAAGCTTCAAGAATTAGCTCAAAAAGCCCAGCAGCTACAGCAAAAGCAGGCGATGAGCTTCAAAGTCCCCAAGAAGTAG
- the rpl18a gene encoding 50S ribosomal protein L18Ae, protein MEVKVFRVRGVFEKNGRKFKFTKEYRALKPEDIKELVLSEIGSKHRVKRSKIYIESVEEIKPEEAENPIVRRLSLELA, encoded by the coding sequence ATGGAGGTTAAGGTGTTCAGAGTTAGGGGAGTCTTTGAAAAGAACGGAAGGAAGTTCAAGTTCACCAAGGAGTACAGGGCTTTAAAGCCAGAAGACATTAAGGAGCTTGTTCTTTCAGAGATTGGAAGCAAGCACCGCGTTAAGAGATCAAAGATATACATAGAGAGCGTTGAAGAGATAAAGCCAGAAGAGGCAGAAAACCCAATAGTTAGAAGACTCAGCCTAGAGCTTGCTTGA